In Solanum pennellii chromosome 3, SPENNV200, a single window of DNA contains:
- the LOC107014130 gene encoding NDR1/HIN1-like protein 13 encodes MDYISYYYQAFSFKKCLFFLFTFIFLIALFVVIIPSILYLILKPQNPNFTLQTLKVQSYHLNVSNSGSDPLFSSVIGVTLLAQNPNKVGIRYKPTRFHVFNGGVVIGMVQFPAFYQPPHSNNLTLETRAIFNCVNVTQILSNISLQQNSSTKSVTLASILGDVKAQVELFNVNLPKVKLAVECAINIDQNYIKLSNQMVYSLKARKSNTISLPMNIRGSFSNKCSASIYI; translated from the exons ATGgattatatttcatattattatcaagcattttcattcaaaaaatgcctcttctttcttttcactTTCATATTCTTGATAGCCCTTTTTGTTGTGATTATTCCTTCCATCCTTTACTTAATCTTGAAGCCCCAAAACCCTAATTTCACTCTGCAAACGTTAAAGGTACAATCTTATCACTTGAATGTCTCGAATTCGGGCTCTGACCCCCTATTTTCATCTGTCATTGGTGTGACACTGCTTGCGCAAAATCCTAATAAGGTTGGCATAAGATATAAACCGACGCGTTTTCAcgtgtttaatggaggagtggTGATCGGAATGGTTCAATTTCCTGCCTTTTATCAGCCTCCTCACAGCAATAACTTAACGTTGGAGACTCGAGCAATATTTAATTGCGTGAACGTTACACAAATTTTGTCTAACATTTCGTTGCAACAAAATAGTTCCACAAAAAGTGTTACATTAGCAAGCATATTGGGTGATGTTAAAGCTCAAGTCGAACTTTTCAATGTCAACTTGCCTAAGGTGAAG CTGGCCGTGGAATGCGCCATAAATATTGACCAAAATTATATTAAACTCAGTAACCAAATGGTCTACAGCTTGAAAGCAAGAAAATCTAATACG ataTCTCTTCCAATGAACATCAGGGGAAGTTTCTCCAACAAGTGCTCTGCATCTATTTACATCTAA